In Chryseobacterium salivictor, the DNA window CAAATTTATAATTATAATCGTAGGCATAATTAGCATCCGGTTTGGAATTGGCGTAAATCCTGTTTGCTTCCCGATGACTGTCAAAGAACCAATCTTCTAAAGTTCCCAATTGAATAGACTTGACTTCTTCTTTGGTTTTGACATCCAATACTCTTGCAAATTCTGTATAACTGTATTTTTGAAAATCAACCATTTTAGAATCCCACAGAGAATGTAAATTTGTTGGAGCTCCAAAGTAATTGACTTTGATTTTATTTCCTCCCAAATCTTCTAAGCGGCCAACATGAAGTGGCTGAGCAGCATCACCAACTAAATGAACAAGAAACCTTAATGCAATTTCCCGGTCTTTAGCGGATGTTTTTCTGTCTTTGATCTGCTCCGAAAGAATTTTGATTTGCGTATAAATATTCGGTCCTTTCTGTTCTTTTAAAGCTTCTGTAAATTGTTGTATGTTCGATTGAGGTGCGACATTTACATAATGCCATTGCTCTGCAGGCTTCCAAACTCCGGTAGTGTCAGATTTAATATCGTCTGGCCAATTTGCCCAATAGGCTAATTTTTCTGTACCGATGATTTTCTTTAAACTTCTTTTTGCTTTCCCCGAAAGATGATTTTCTGCGATTTCTGCAATTACTCTGTGACCGGTTGTTCCCCATGAATAACCGAAATTAAAACTCAATAAAGCCAGTAGTAATACTGAGTTTTGTAAAATTCTGTTCATATTATTTTTTAATTTTAAAGGTAAGATACCCAGGATAAGGTTGCAAATATCCGCTATTCCAAT includes these proteins:
- a CDS encoding S1/P1 nuclease; the encoded protein is MNRILQNSVLLLALLSFNFGYSWGTTGHRVIAEIAENHLSGKAKRSLKKIIGTEKLAYWANWPDDIKSDTTGVWKPAEQWHYVNVAPQSNIQQFTEALKEQKGPNIYTQIKILSEQIKDRKTSAKDREIALRFLVHLVGDAAQPLHVGRLEDLGGNKIKVNYFGAPTNLHSLWDSKMVDFQKYSYTEFARVLDVKTKEEVKSIQLGTLEDWFFDSHREANRIYANSKPDANYAYDYNYKFEPLVERQLLYGGLRLAKILNEIL